In Cystobacter fuscus DSM 2262, the DNA window ATGACACCACGCCGCCCGCGGCCTTCTCCGCGCTCCTTCCGGCGGCGGGCTCGGCGGTTCCCGGCACCTCGACGCGCTTCATCTGGGAGCGCACGAGCGACGTGGGCGCGGGCGTTGCCCAGTACGTCCTCAACGTGGACGGAACGGACCGCACCCCGGTCATCACCGCCGGGGCCTACACGGCCACGACCGTCAACCTGGCGCGTGGCAAGAATGTCTCCGCTACCTCCAACGAGTTCGGCAGCGCCAACGACGCGGTGGATGGCAATACCACCACGCGCTGGTCCAGCCGGGCGGACACCGCCAACCCGAACACCGAGTCGATCACCATCGATCTCGGCGCTGTCTATTCCATCAAGCGCGTGGTGCTCAATTGGGAGGCCGCGTACGGCTCGAAGTACGTGGTGGAGGCCTCGCTCGATGGCACCACCTGGACGCCGCTGTACACGGAGAACGCCGGCAATGGTGGCATCGATGATCTCACCAACCTGAGTGGGGTGGGCCAGTACGTGCGGATGCGCGGCGTGCAGCGCTTCACGCAGTTTGGCTACTCGCTGTGGGAGTTCGAGGTGTATGGCCTGGCCACGCACGAGACCACGTTGACCGGGCTGGCGGCCGGAAGCCACACCTGGCGCGTGCGCGCCGTGGATGGTGCCAACAACAGCACGCAGTCCAACGGCCCCATCTCGTTCACGAAGTAGTCCCGCCGACGTCCCGAGCGGGTTGAAGACAGGGGGCGGCCTCGCGAGGGGCCGCCCCTCCTGCTTTCGGAGGGAGGCTCAGCTCGCCGTCTTCTCGCGCAGCTCCCGGCGGAGGATCTTCCCCACGTTGGTCTTGGGCAGATCCGCGCGGAACTCGATGAACCTGGGCCGCTTGTAGCCGGTGAGCTGTTGGCGGCAGTAGTCGAGCAGCTGGGCCTCGGTGAGGGACGGGTCCTTCTTCACCACGAAGAGTTTGACGGCCTCGCCGGAGTGCTCGTCGGGCACGCCCACGGCGGCCACCTCCAACACGCCCGGGTGCATGGCGACCACGCCCTCCACCTCGTTGGGATAGACGTTGAAGCCCGACACGAGGATCATGTCCTTCTTGCGATCCACGATGCGGGTGTGTCCGCGCTCGTCCATGATGCCGATGTCGCCGGACTTGAAGAAGCCGTCGGGCAGCATGACCTTGGCCGTCTCGTCCGGGTGGTTCCAGTAGCCCGCCATCACCTGGGGGCCGCGGATGCAGATCTCCCCGGGCTGGCCGAGCGGCACGTCCTTCCCCTCGTCATCGCGGATGGCGATCTCCGTGGAGGGCAGGGGAAGGCCGATGGTGCCGGAGTACTCCGTGGCGGTGGCCGGGTTGCTGGTGGCCACCGGCGAGGTCTCGGACAGGCCATAACCCTCGAGGATCGGAACGCGGGTGGTGGCGAACCACTTCTCCGCGGTGGCCCGCTGCACGGCCATGCCGCCTCCGTTGGCGACCCTCAGGTGGGAGAAGTCGAGTTTGGCGAAGTCGGGGTGGTGCACCAGCGCGTTGTAGAGGGTGTTGACGGCCGGCAGGATGTGGAAGGGCTGCTGGGACAGCGTCTTGATGAAGTCTGGAATGTCGCGCGGGTTGGGGATGAGGATGTTCATCGAGCCCATGCGGATGCCCATCAGCCCGCAGACGGTGAGCGCGAAGATGTGGTAGAGCGGCAGCGCGCAGACGATGTTGAGTGCCTCGGACGAATTGCCTTTCATGGCGGGCTGGAGCCAGGCTTCCACCTGCAACAGATTGGCGATGACATTGCGGTGCAGCAGCGTGGCGCCCTTGCTCACGCCCGTGGTGCCACCCGTGTATTGCAGGAAGGCGACGTCGTCGCGCGACGTCGTCACCGGCACGAGCGACAGGCGCTTTCCCTCGGCCAGCATCTGGTTGAACTTGACGGCGCGTGGCAGGTGGTAGGCGGGCACCAGCTTCTTCACCTTGCGCACCACGAGGTTGACGAGGGCGCCCTTCACGCCGCCCAGCAGGTCGCCCATCGAGGCGACCACCACGTGCTGGAGGGCCGTGCGCTCCACGACCTGTTGGAGCGTGATCGCGAAGTTCTCCAGGATGAAGATGGCCTGGGCTCCGCTGTCCTTGAGCTGGTGTTCCAGCTCGCGCGGCGTGTAGAGCGGGTTGATGTTCACCACCGTGTAGCCCGCGCGCAGGATGGCGGCGATGCAGATCGGGTACTGCAACACGTTGGGCATCATGATGGCGACGGCCGCGCCACGGGTGAGCCCCTGGGATTGCAGCCACGCGCCCACCCGCTGCGACAGGACATCCAGCTCCCGGTAAGTGATGGACTTGCCCATGCACTTGAAGGCCGGGCGATCGGCGAACTTGCGGAACGACTCCTCCAACAGGTGGGTCAGCGAGGGGTACTGCTTGTCATCGATCTCGGCCGGAACCCCAGGTGGGTAGTGCTTGAGCCAGATCTTCTCCATTCGCGTGTCTCCTCGCCCTTCGAAGGTGATGGGACTGGAATGGTAGTGGATCCCCATGCCACCACCTCAAGCGCCGAGTTCACGGTGCGTGCGGATGTGGACCCATGCGGACACGGCGCGGAGCGTCAGGAAGGCGGAAGGAGCCCGAGCACGGCGAGCAGGGTGAGGGTGAGGCTCACCAGGCTCTCCCCGGCGATGAGGCCCGCGGCCAGGGGGACGGTGGCGACGAGCGCGAAGGCGGGCCGCGCGCGGGCGAGGAGGGCCGCGGCGAGCGAGCCCAGGAACATGGACAGGGCGGCGGAGGGGGGGAGCACGAAGGCGATGCCGACGCCGATGGCCGAGGGGACGAAGGGACGCAGGCGCTCGGGGGCATGTTGCTCGAGCAGCGCCAGGAGGATGCCGCCCACCCCTCCGGCGAGCGCGCCCCAGCGGGAGGCGGGGGCCAGGGTACCGAGGCCCGTGGCGAGCACCCGGGCCAACCCCTCCACGAAGGTGCCGCCGGGAGCGGGGAAGTGCTCCTCGGAGAGGACGGAGGTGTCCGGCACGAGGAGCAGGAAGGCGGGGACGATGACGGCCGAGCCGACGAGGCAACCCCAGAGCTGGGCGAGGACGGTCTGCCGGGGGGTCGCGCCGAGCAGCGAGCCGGCCTTGACGTCGGTGAGCAGGTCCGCGCTCGTGGAGGCGGTGGAGCCCGAGAGGCTGGCGGCGATGGTGCTGGCCAGGGGGTTGCCGGGCATGACGACGCAGAAGGCGATCTGGGCGAGCTGTCCCAGGGCTCCCGAGGGGGTGACGTCCGTCTCCCCGGTTACCCGGCACGCCGCCACGGCGAGCGGGAAGGAGAGCAGCACGCCGAACAGCCCCAGGTGGGGGGGGATGCCGAAGACTCCAGCTCCCAGCACCACCGTCCCCAGCGAGAGCAGCGCGAGGCCGGCGAGCCACCAGGAGCGTGGAACCTGTCCCGGGCCCGTGTGGCTCCCCGGGCCCCCGGCTCCGGCCTGGAGGAGCGAGGAGAACGCGCGGCGCAGGACGTCCCGCCGCGACAGCAGGTGGGTGAAGGCGGCGCTCGTCACCAGGGCGGTGCCGGGCCACATGCTCCAGTCGGACGCGTGTGCGTAGTCGGGTTGGGGCAGGGTGCCTCGAACGTGGAGCCAGGGGACGAGCACGCCGAAGCAGGTGATGGCGCCGAGCAGGATCGAGGCGGCGATGCGCGGGCCCACCAGGGCGCCGACTCCAGGGGAGAGCAGGCCGAGGTCGAGGGAGAAGGAGAGAGGAGCCAGCGGTACGCCGTGGACGGTGCCTGCAAGGGGCAGCGAGGCGGGTATCCGCTTCAGCCCATCGCGGGCGAACGTGAGCAGGCCGGCCACCAGGGCCGCTCCACCGAGCACCCGGGTTCCCTGGCGCGCGGAGACGTCTCCTTGCTGGAGCATCCGCGCCGCCGAGGCCGCGGCCAGTCCGGAGGGGAAGGGGAGGCTCTCGCGGTGGAGGAAGGCGTGCTGGAGTGGGACGGCGAAAAGGACTCCGAGCGCGGAGATGAGCAGCGTCCAGCAGAAGAGCGCCCAGCCCGGAGGGTGGTGGCCGGAGAGCATCAGCCACGCCACGTTGGCGGAGATGAGGGTGCCTCCCGTGGAGTAGCCCGCCGAGGAGGCCGTGGACTGCATGGCGCTCGTCTCCAACAGGGACAGCCCAGGGCGCGAGCGGGTGCGCCATGGCCAGGCCAGCGCCCGGTACATGCCGAGCCCCAGCACGCAGGCGATGACCGTCACCGGAAAGGCCAGCCCCGTCTTCAGTCCGACGTAGAGGTTGGTGAGGCTGAGCCCCGCGCCCAGGAGCGCGCCGAGCGCCAATGCGCGGGGGGTGAGTGCCCGGCCGGACACGGCGGCGCCGGGGGGGGGCTCGCTCCGCTCCTCTCGCATGGGCGGGAGACTACTCCGGCCCGCGGAGCAACTCCAAGACACGAGCGCCGTGCCGCTGGCTCAGGCCAGCTTCTCCCACCCGCTCAGGGGCAGCTCCAGGGTGAAGCATGCGCCATGGCCCTTGCCTTGGCTTTCACAGCGCAGCCGGCCCTTCATCGCCTCGGCGGCCAGCGCGCTGGAGTGAAGACCAAAGCCATGGCCTTCCTTCTTGGTGGTGAAGCCGTGGGAGAACAGCCGCGTCAGGTGCTCCGGGGCGATGCCCACCCCATTGTCTTCCACCTCGATGCGCAGCCACACCTCGCCCTCGCGCCGCACGCGCAGCGACAACCGCTTGTCATCGCGTCCGCTCTCCACCAGGGCATGCCGCGCGTTGCCCAGGAGATTCACGAGGATCTGCAGCAGCCGGTGCCGGTCCAGCGGCAGCGGTGCCACCTCGGTGTACTCGCGCTGGATGCGGATGCCCAGGCGCTCGAAGGCGTCCAGGTGCAGGCGCAGCGCGTTGTCGATCAGCTCGGACACCGTGACCAGCTCCACCCGGCCCACGACGCGGGCGTTCTCCTGCTGCAGGCTCACCACCTCGCGGATGTGCTCCACGTTGCGCAGCAGCTCCTTCATCTCCGTGAGCAGATCCTCCTGCTCCCGCACCAGGTGCCGGGACACCGTGGACAGGTACTTCGGAAGCTGGCGCCCCCGGGTGTCCTCCGTCAGGAAGGTGGGCAGGTTCGTCTCGTGCTCGGCCAGGAGCTCCGAGGCACGCAAGAGGGACGTGGTGCGCGAGCCTTGCAGCCGCTCGAGCACGAGCGAGGCGGAGACGTTGACGCTGTTGAACATGTTGCCCACGTTGTGCAGCACGCCCGTGGCCATCTCCGCCATGCCCGCCTGGCGGGACACCTCCATCAACCCCCGGTGCAACTCTCCCAGCTTCGCCTCGGCCTCCTTGCGCTCCGTGATGTCGCGTCCGAAGAGCGTCACCCCCACGGGCCGATCCCCCTGTCCCCACAGGGGGTGGAGCGCGACATCGAGCACCCAGGTGCGGTGGGGGCCCCGCCTGACCCACTCGAAGCGGACGCTCTCTCCGCGCAGGGCGCGCTGCAGGCTGTTGCGCCATTGCTCCTGCACCGCGGGATCGCTGCGCTGATCCAGCTCGGTTCCCGGGTGCAGCTCCTTGCCGTACATCTCCAGGAACATCTTCCGCGCCACGCTATTGGACGTGATGATGCGCCCCTGTTCGTCGAGCGAGCACACCGGATCCGTCGTGCTCTCCAACAAGCTGTGCAGCTTGCGCTCGCTGTCGCGCACCGTGGCGGAGGCCTCGTCCCGCGCGATGCCGAACAGCGAGCTCAACCCCCAGCCGAGCAGCAGGATGAGTGAGTCGAGCACTCCGGCGATCCACGCCTGGGAGTTGGCGAAGATCGGCTCCCGGCTCCCGAACCCCGACAGGTAGAGGGGCAGGAGGATCCCCGAGTTGAGACAGAAGAAACCCGTGAAGACGAGCCCCGCCTTCACTCCCAGCAGGTAGACCGCCAACAGGGGGATGAGCAGGCTGGCCGCGTGCGAGGCGACGATCTGACGGGACATCAAGAACGTCGTCAGCATGTACCCGGCCAGCATGGTTCCGCAGACGAGGAGCGACCCGAGCCGGAGCGGGCCTCCCGCTCTCAGGTACACCAGGATCAACGCGAAGCCGATCGCGGCGCCCGTGCCGATCCTCACCAGAGGTGCGCCCCCGTTCACCCCCAGGCCAGAGGTGATCGCGAGCACCAGGGACATGGCCGCCAGCAGGACGGTGCTCCCCAGCAGGACCCGGTAGCGGCCAAGCTCACCAGGCGTCAGGTGGTGCCGGTTCTCGGGCAACAGGGCGTCCAAACGCCCAAGCAACCACGTCCACCGCCCTGCGCTCATCGACGACCTCTCCGCTCGAGCAAGAACCCAGGTCGCGTGGTCGCAAACCCCCCCCCGAGTGAGCGGCGGCCCTGAGACGCCCGCAGCAGAGCCATGGCTACCACGCGTCGAAAGTCATGAGCAACCCATTGGAGCCACGTTTGAGCGGATTTGTTCAACCTCATCGTGCGCGGCAGAACTCCAGACAACCAGTGAAAACATCATCATCCTGGAGTCTGGTGACGAATGAGTGAAAACGAACTCGCTCGAATTGACATCGTTTCCGCGACCCTGGGCCCACGCGGGGAGTGACAGCCCGCGCGCGGGAGGAGAAGGGCGCTTGTCCGGCCGGCCGGGGGTGCATGGGGGCTCTTCCGGGTGGCTCACGGCGTCGCGCGTCCACGTTCCCTGGAAGTATCCAGGTGGGCTGTGTCCCATGCGTGGCGATGGGCGAGTGCTCTGAGGACGGCGCGGGGCCTGTCCTGCTAGAAGGCGGCGGCGACCGGCCCGGCTCTCCGTCACCTGGAGGCCGGGCTCCCTGCCCGTCGCGGTGCCTTCCGACAAGGACCCCCCTGACATGTCCGAACAAATCAAAGACTACAAGGCCAGAGCGCAGCACCTGGTGTCCCAGATGACGCTGGAGGAGAAAGCCCTGCTCATGTCTGGCAATGGCGCGTGGACGACCCACAAGGTCGAACGCCTGGGAATTCCTTCCATCTTCATGGCGGATGGCCCGCATGGGCTCCGGAAGGCATTGGGGCCCAATACGGCGGACAGCGTCCCCGCGACCTGCTTCCCCACCGCGTCCGCCCTGGCCTCGAGCTGGGACACGGAGCTCCTCGCGGAGATTGGCGCCGCCCTGGCACGCGAGGCGCAGGCCAACGACGTCCAGTTGTTGCTGGGTCCGGGCAACAACATGAAGCGCTCTCCCCTGGGCGGGCGCAACTTCGAGTACTTCTCCGAGGATCCCTTCCTCGCCGGCCACCTGGCCGCCTCGTACATCAACGGGTTGCAGGGCCAGGGGGTGGGAAGCACCCTGAAGCACTTCGCGGTGAACAATCAGGAGCACGAGCGGATGGTGAGCAGCTCCATCGTGGATGAGCGCACCCTGCACGAAATCTACCTGCCCGCCTTCGAGATCGCCGTCACCCAGGCCCAGCCGTGGGCGATCATGTGCGCCTACAACAAGATCAACGGCGTCTATGCCTCCGAGAACCACCTGCTGCTCGAGGACATCCTCCGGGATGCGTGGGGCTTCCAGGGGTACGTGGTGTCCGACTGGGGCGCCGTGCATGATCGCGTGAAGGGCATCATGGCCGGGTTGAACCTGGAGATGCCTGGCAGCGGCGACGTGAACCGCAAGAAGATCATCGAGGCCGTCAAGGCGGGCCAGCTGCCGGAGTCTCGCCTGGACCAGGTGGTGGCCGGACTGCTCGCCGTGGTCCTCAAGGCCACGGAGAGCCGCCGCGGCGGTGTCCGCGTCGACGTGGACGAGCACCATGCCCTGGCGCGGCGGGCGGCGGGCGAGAGCATCATCCTCCTGAAGAACGAGGATGACCTGCTGCCGCTGGAGACCGGAGGAAAGAAGAAGATCGCCGTGATTGGCGCGTTCGCCAAGGACCCCCGCTACCAGGGCGCTGGAAGCTCGCAGGTGAATCCGACCCGTATCTCCAACGCCTATGCCGAGCTGGCGGCGCTCCTCGGTGGCGACGAGCGCCTGTCCTACGCGAGCGGCTATGACCTGGAGGGGGTCACCACCGCGCAACTGCTCGAGGAGGCGCGGCAGCAGGCGAAGAGCGCGGACCTGGCCATCGTCTTCGCCGGTCTGCCGGACAGCCACGAGTCCGAGGGCTTCGACCGCTCCACCCTGGACATCCCCGAGGGCCACAACCGGTTGATCGACGCGGTCAGCCAGGTGCAGCCCAACACCGTGGTGGTGTTGATGAACGGCTCGGCCATCACCATGCCCTGGGTGGGCCGGGTGAAGGCCATCCTGGAGGGCTGGCTGACGGGACAGGCCGGCGGCGGCGCCATCGCCGACATCCTGACCGGCAAGGTCAACCCCTCGGCGAAGCTGGCGGAGACCTTCCCGACGCGGGTGGAGGACACGCCGACCTTCACCGAGTTCCCCGGTCTCAACCAGCAGGCCCGCTACGGCGAGGGCGTCTTCATCGGTTACCGGTACTACGACAAGAAGAACATCACGCCGCTGTTCCCGTTTGGTTTTGGTCTGAGCTACACGACCTTCGCCTACTCGGAGCTGAGCTTCAGCGCTCCGTCCATCCATGAAACCGAGAGCCTGACCGTGGAACTGAAGGTCAAGAACACGGGGAAGGTGGCGGGAAAGGAGATCGTCCAGCTCTACGTCCGCGAGGACAAGCCCGTGGTCAGCCGTCCGGACAAGGAGCTCAAGGCCTTCACCAAGGTGGCGCTCGAGCCCGGCGAGGAGAAGACGGTGCGCTTCACGCTGAGCCGGCGTGATTTCGCCTACTACAACACCAATCTCCACCGCTGGTCCGTCAACCCGGGCCGCTTCGACATCCTGGTCGGTGGCTCGTCCCGGAACCTGCCCCTGCGCAAGCACGTCCTGGTGGAGGTGGCCCAGCAGGAGGTCCCCTCGCTGTCACGCCACTCCCTGGTGAAGGAGTTCAAGGACCACCCCAAGGGCAAGGAGTTCTACCCCCAGCTGGTGGGCGTCATCATGGGCGGGACGACCGAGGAGCCCGGCGGCGTCAAGCGCACGCCCGAGGAGGAGCGCGCCCGGAAGAAGGCCGAGATGTCGACGCTGGTGTTCGCCCACGACATGCCCGTCTACAAGCTGGTGCTCTTCTCCGAGGGCAAGTTCTCCGAGCAGAAGCTCAACGACATCCTGGCGCGGGTGCAGTAGCCGCGAGCGCCCCGGTGCCGTGAGGGCGGCGGGGCGCATCCACCCGGAAGTGGATGCGCCCGCTTCGCCGCCCGAGGTGGTTGTTACTTGGGCTTGATCTCCGTCAGGACGAGGAGGTTCTCCGGGATGGAGTTGGGCGTGAGCTTCGCGTAGGGGTTGTCCTTGTTCGGGAAACCCGTGAAGCGGCGCGTGCTGTACTCACCCCAGGACGGGCCGGGGAAGAGCGGGATGACGGGCGCGTTCTCCACGAAGAGCACCTGGAGCTGATCGGAGATCTTCTTCTGC includes these proteins:
- a CDS encoding long-chain fatty acid--CoA ligase, which encodes MEKIWLKHYPPGVPAEIDDKQYPSLTHLLEESFRKFADRPAFKCMGKSITYRELDVLSQRVGAWLQSQGLTRGAAVAIMMPNVLQYPICIAAILRAGYTVVNINPLYTPRELEHQLKDSGAQAIFILENFAITLQQVVERTALQHVVVASMGDLLGGVKGALVNLVVRKVKKLVPAYHLPRAVKFNQMLAEGKRLSLVPVTTSRDDVAFLQYTGGTTGVSKGATLLHRNVIANLLQVEAWLQPAMKGNSSEALNIVCALPLYHIFALTVCGLMGIRMGSMNILIPNPRDIPDFIKTLSQQPFHILPAVNTLYNALVHHPDFAKLDFSHLRVANGGGMAVQRATAEKWFATTRVPILEGYGLSETSPVATSNPATATEYSGTIGLPLPSTEIAIRDDEGKDVPLGQPGEICIRGPQVMAGYWNHPDETAKVMLPDGFFKSGDIGIMDERGHTRIVDRKKDMILVSGFNVYPNEVEGVVAMHPGVLEVAAVGVPDEHSGEAVKLFVVKKDPSLTEAQLLDYCRQQLTGYKRPRFIEFRADLPKTNVGKILRRELREKTAS
- a CDS encoding OPT family oligopeptide transporter; amino-acid sequence: MREERSEPPPGAAVSGRALTPRALALGALLGAGLSLTNLYVGLKTGLAFPVTVIACVLGLGMYRALAWPWRTRSRPGLSLLETSAMQSTASSAGYSTGGTLISANVAWLMLSGHHPPGWALFCWTLLISALGVLFAVPLQHAFLHRESLPFPSGLAAASAARMLQQGDVSARQGTRVLGGAALVAGLLTFARDGLKRIPASLPLAGTVHGVPLAPLSFSLDLGLLSPGVGALVGPRIAASILLGAITCFGVLVPWLHVRGTLPQPDYAHASDWSMWPGTALVTSAAFTHLLSRRDVLRRAFSSLLQAGAGGPGSHTGPGQVPRSWWLAGLALLSLGTVVLGAGVFGIPPHLGLFGVLLSFPLAVAACRVTGETDVTPSGALGQLAQIAFCVVMPGNPLASTIAASLSGSTASTSADLLTDVKAGSLLGATPRQTVLAQLWGCLVGSAVIVPAFLLLVPDTSVLSEEHFPAPGGTFVEGLARVLATGLGTLAPASRWGALAGGVGGILLALLEQHAPERLRPFVPSAIGVGIAFVLPPSAALSMFLGSLAAALLARARPAFALVATVPLAAGLIAGESLVSLTLTLLAVLGLLPPS
- a CDS encoding ATP-binding protein, producing MSAGRWTWLLGRLDALLPENRHHLTPGELGRYRVLLGSTVLLAAMSLVLAITSGLGVNGGAPLVRIGTGAAIGFALILVYLRAGGPLRLGSLLVCGTMLAGYMLTTFLMSRQIVASHAASLLIPLLAVYLLGVKAGLVFTGFFCLNSGILLPLYLSGFGSREPIFANSQAWIAGVLDSLILLLGWGLSSLFGIARDEASATVRDSERKLHSLLESTTDPVCSLDEQGRIITSNSVARKMFLEMYGKELHPGTELDQRSDPAVQEQWRNSLQRALRGESVRFEWVRRGPHRTWVLDVALHPLWGQGDRPVGVTLFGRDITERKEAEAKLGELHRGLMEVSRQAGMAEMATGVLHNVGNMFNSVNVSASLVLERLQGSRTTSLLRASELLAEHETNLPTFLTEDTRGRQLPKYLSTVSRHLVREQEDLLTEMKELLRNVEHIREVVSLQQENARVVGRVELVTVSELIDNALRLHLDAFERLGIRIQREYTEVAPLPLDRHRLLQILVNLLGNARHALVESGRDDKRLSLRVRREGEVWLRIEVEDNGVGIAPEHLTRLFSHGFTTKKEGHGFGLHSSALAAEAMKGRLRCESQGKGHGACFTLELPLSGWEKLA
- a CDS encoding glycoside hydrolase family 3 C-terminal domain-containing protein; protein product: MSEQIKDYKARAQHLVSQMTLEEKALLMSGNGAWTTHKVERLGIPSIFMADGPHGLRKALGPNTADSVPATCFPTASALASSWDTELLAEIGAALAREAQANDVQLLLGPGNNMKRSPLGGRNFEYFSEDPFLAGHLAASYINGLQGQGVGSTLKHFAVNNQEHERMVSSSIVDERTLHEIYLPAFEIAVTQAQPWAIMCAYNKINGVYASENHLLLEDILRDAWGFQGYVVSDWGAVHDRVKGIMAGLNLEMPGSGDVNRKKIIEAVKAGQLPESRLDQVVAGLLAVVLKATESRRGGVRVDVDEHHALARRAAGESIILLKNEDDLLPLETGGKKKIAVIGAFAKDPRYQGAGSSQVNPTRISNAYAELAALLGGDERLSYASGYDLEGVTTAQLLEEARQQAKSADLAIVFAGLPDSHESEGFDRSTLDIPEGHNRLIDAVSQVQPNTVVVLMNGSAITMPWVGRVKAILEGWLTGQAGGGAIADILTGKVNPSAKLAETFPTRVEDTPTFTEFPGLNQQARYGEGVFIGYRYYDKKNITPLFPFGFGLSYTTFAYSELSFSAPSIHETESLTVELKVKNTGKVAGKEIVQLYVREDKPVVSRPDKELKAFTKVALEPGEEKTVRFTLSRRDFAYYNTNLHRWSVNPGRFDILVGGSSRNLPLRKHVLVEVAQQEVPSLSRHSLVKEFKDHPKGKEFYPQLVGVIMGGTTEEPGGVKRTPEEERARKKAEMSTLVFAHDMPVYKLVLFSEGKFSEQKLNDILARVQ